In Trichocoleus desertorum NBK24, the following are encoded in one genomic region:
- the rpsD gene encoding 30S ribosomal protein S4, whose product MSRYRGARLRVVRRLGDLPGLTRKSPRKAYPPGQHGQERKKKSEYGVRLEEKQKLRFNYGVTERQLLRYVRKARRAAGSTGQTLLQLLEMRLDNTVFRLGMAPTIPAARQLVNHGHITVNGRPVDIASYQCRPGEVIGVRDRDRSRQLIEQNLQYPGLAHLPSHLEFDKGKLTGKVNGVIEREWIALQVNELLVVEYYSRQA is encoded by the coding sequence ATGTCGCGATATAGAGGCGCTCGCCTCAGAGTTGTCCGTCGTTTGGGTGACCTACCTGGCTTGACTCGGAAGTCTCCCAGAAAGGCATATCCACCTGGACAGCACGGTCAAGAACGCAAGAAGAAATCTGAATACGGTGTCCGTCTAGAAGAGAAGCAAAAGCTGCGCTTCAACTACGGTGTTACCGAGAGACAGCTACTTCGCTATGTGCGGAAAGCTCGTCGGGCTGCGGGTTCTACTGGACAAACCCTGTTGCAGTTGCTAGAAATGCGCTTGGACAATACCGTTTTCCGTCTCGGTATGGCTCCTACGATTCCTGCTGCGCGTCAGTTGGTCAACCACGGTCACATCACTGTGAATGGTCGTCCCGTAGATATCGCTAGCTACCAATGCCGTCCCGGCGAAGTCATTGGTGTTAGAGACCGCGATCGCTCTCGTCAGTTGATTGAACAAAATCTACAGTATCCTGGCCTCGCTCACCTGCCTAGCCACTTAGAGTTCGACAAAGGCAAACTCACTGGCAAGGTGAATGGTGTGATTGAGCGGGAATGGATCGCACTCCAAGTCAACGAACTGCTTGTGGTTGAGTACTACTCTCGCCAAGCTTAA
- the yidD gene encoding membrane protein insertion efficiency factor YidD, whose protein sequence is MKRLVIGSIRGYQILVSPLLLPACRFHPTCSQYALEAVERFGPWRGGGLALRRIARCHPFHPGGYDPVPPVTPATNADDESSL, encoded by the coding sequence ATGAAGCGCTTAGTTATCGGCTCGATTCGGGGTTATCAAATTTTAGTTTCGCCACTGCTGCTGCCTGCTTGCCGCTTTCACCCAACTTGCTCTCAGTATGCGTTGGAAGCGGTAGAGCGATTTGGCCCTTGGCGGGGTGGTGGGTTAGCGCTGCGCCGAATTGCTCGCTGTCACCCTTTCCATCCCGGTGGCTATGATCCTGTTCCTCCTGTAACACCTGCGACTAATGCTGATGATGAATCCAGCCTCTGA
- the selD gene encoding selenide, water dikinase SelD, with translation MMNPASEPIVKDLVLVGGGHSHAIALRMLGMQSLSGVRITLLTEASDTPYSGMLPGHIAGFYSHDECHIDLRPLAQFAQAQLYLDRVVGLDLQSKRVICAHRPPVAFDVVSIDIGSTPTVPDIARAVESSIPVKPIRRFLAHWDQLIEQVAENPEKPICIGIIGGGAGGVELSLAVQRHLHKVLRRSQQPPENLTLHLFQRGTVLMPGYSRWVGDRFHKILTQRGIHLHLGETVTEVQAHQVKCESGLTVACDQTFWVTQAAAPNWVKASDLATDAQGFIGVDENLRSLSHPFVFAAGDIATIKNHPRPKAGVFAVRQGKPLFENLRRTLLDQPLKPYIPQKRYLSLIGTSEDLDSNHHNHAIASWGSLGHEAPWLWQLKDAIDRRFMERFSQLPEMTHQPATGVADPLVPEPNSKIQNLMRCGGCGAKVGSSVLERVLQRIQQEYPQPSDRADILIGLDAPDDAAVLQIPADRVLVQTIDYFRSLVNDPFVFGQISANHCLSDIFAMGAMPQSALAIATVPYALEAKVEETLYQLLAGALKVLHQAGAALIGGHTTEGAELAFGLSCNGLAERDRLLRKTGMQPGQVLILTKALGTGALFAADMQRQSKGRWIDAAVESMLQSNQAAAECLMQHQASACTDITGFGLLGHLTEMTQASQVAVELKLSAIPLLAGARAVVEQGIVSSLQPQNLRAALKVQNWSKVSDRPEAALLFDPQTSGGLLATVPAEQASDCVSALQSLGYWQSRAIGGVLPSTSSPEPITIEL, from the coding sequence ATGATGAATCCAGCCTCTGAGCCGATCGTCAAAGACTTGGTGCTGGTGGGTGGAGGTCATAGCCATGCGATCGCCTTACGCATGTTGGGTATGCAGTCTCTTTCTGGGGTGCGGATTACGCTTCTGACAGAAGCCTCAGACACTCCCTACTCCGGGATGCTGCCTGGACATATTGCAGGCTTTTACAGCCATGATGAATGCCACATCGACTTGCGACCGCTAGCGCAGTTTGCTCAAGCGCAACTGTATCTCGATCGCGTGGTGGGCTTGGACTTACAAAGCAAGCGAGTGATTTGTGCCCATCGTCCGCCTGTGGCTTTTGATGTCGTTTCTATTGATATTGGCAGCACCCCAACGGTTCCGGATATTGCTAGGGCTGTGGAGTCGAGCATTCCGGTTAAGCCAATTCGTCGCTTTCTGGCACATTGGGATCAGTTGATTGAACAGGTAGCAGAAAATCCTGAGAAACCAATTTGCATCGGAATTATCGGAGGTGGTGCGGGTGGCGTGGAACTGTCGCTAGCAGTCCAGCGGCATTTGCACAAGGTTTTGAGGCGATCGCAGCAACCCCCAGAAAATCTAACCCTACATCTATTTCAGCGTGGAACCGTTTTGATGCCAGGGTATAGCCGCTGGGTGGGCGATCGCTTCCACAAAATCCTGACTCAGCGAGGCATTCATCTCCACCTCGGAGAAACAGTCACGGAAGTCCAGGCGCATCAAGTTAAGTGTGAATCGGGGTTGACAGTGGCTTGTGATCAGACGTTTTGGGTCACGCAGGCTGCGGCACCAAACTGGGTAAAAGCCTCTGACTTAGCCACCGATGCTCAAGGTTTTATTGGAGTGGATGAAAATCTGCGATCGCTCTCCCATCCCTTTGTGTTTGCCGCTGGGGACATCGCCACCATTAAAAATCATCCCCGACCCAAAGCAGGAGTGTTTGCAGTGCGTCAAGGCAAGCCATTGTTTGAGAATTTGCGCCGCACCTTGCTGGATCAGCCGCTCAAACCCTACATTCCCCAGAAGCGTTACCTCAGCTTAATCGGCACCAGCGAAGACCTCGACTCCAATCACCACAATCACGCGATCGCCTCATGGGGATCGTTGGGGCACGAGGCTCCTTGGTTGTGGCAACTCAAAGACGCGATCGATCGGCGGTTTATGGAGCGCTTCAGTCAACTGCCAGAAATGACGCACCAGCCAGCGACAGGTGTAGCAGACCCATTAGTGCCAGAACCTAACAGTAAAATCCAAAATCTCATGCGGTGTGGTGGTTGTGGAGCCAAGGTTGGTAGCAGCGTTTTAGAGCGAGTCCTACAGCGGATTCAGCAAGAATATCCCCAGCCCAGCGATCGCGCCGATATTCTTATTGGGTTAGATGCCCCGGATGACGCAGCCGTCTTGCAAATACCTGCTGATCGCGTTTTGGTACAAACCATCGATTACTTTCGTTCCTTAGTCAACGACCCGTTTGTGTTTGGTCAAATCAGCGCCAACCATTGTCTCAGCGATATTTTTGCGATGGGAGCCATGCCTCAAAGTGCTTTAGCGATCGCGACGGTTCCCTATGCTTTAGAAGCCAAGGTAGAGGAGACGCTCTATCAATTGCTAGCGGGTGCTTTAAAGGTTTTACATCAGGCAGGCGCAGCTTTAATTGGAGGGCACACCACAGAAGGCGCAGAACTGGCGTTTGGCTTGTCTTGCAATGGTTTGGCAGAGCGCGATCGCCTTTTGCGAAAAACGGGAATGCAACCGGGACAAGTTCTGATTTTGACCAAAGCGTTGGGGACGGGAGCCTTGTTTGCAGCAGATATGCAGCGTCAATCGAAAGGTCGTTGGATTGATGCCGCCGTCGAGTCAATGTTGCAGTCGAATCAAGCGGCGGCTGAGTGTCTGATGCAGCATCAAGCTAGTGCTTGTACAGATATCACGGGGTTCGGACTGTTAGGACATTTAACTGAGATGACCCAAGCTTCTCAAGTCGCGGTGGAACTAAAGCTGTCGGCGATCCCCCTGTTGGCAGGAGCCAGAGCAGTTGTGGAGCAGGGCATTGTGAGTTCTCTGCAACCCCAGAACCTACGGGCTGCGTTAAAAGTCCAAAATTGGTCTAAAGTTAGCGATCGCCCAGAAGCCGCTTTGTTATTTGATCCCCAAACTTCTGGGGGACTGCTTGCCACTGTGCCAGCAGAACAAGCTAGCGATTGTGTTAGCGCTCTCCAATCATTGGGTTATTGGCAAAGTCGGGCGATCGGTGGCGTTCTTCCCTCCACTTCATCCCCTGAGCCCATTACGATCGAACTGTAG
- the mnmH gene encoding tRNA 2-selenouridine(34) synthase MnmH: MPQIVDVAEFLHCPGLILDVRSPGEFFQGHIPGAQSFPLFSNDERAEVGTCYKRQGQETAIELGLAIVGPKLASFVTQAKVLAPDRRVRLHCWRGGMRSNSMAWLLETAGFQVTLLRGGYKVFRHWVRSTLATPKTLAILGGMTGTGKTEILAALAEQGEQVLDLENLANHRGSSYGSLGLPAQPTTEQFENHIALIWSQFNHQRPVWIEAESRRIGLCRIPDEIFQQMLQAPVLQILRSRPERIEILRQVYGSVNPEQLIEATERLRKKLGGLRTQQAIEAIHQGDSTTAIDLVLDYYDKTYTHDLQRRGVPIHSIDVANASPTASATLLMEKSQDWLITSQPTSISVTAT, encoded by the coding sequence ATGCCCCAAATCGTTGATGTTGCTGAGTTTTTGCATTGCCCTGGCCTGATTCTGGATGTTCGCAGCCCAGGAGAATTTTTTCAGGGGCACATTCCGGGTGCGCAGAGTTTTCCGCTGTTTAGTAATGACGAACGGGCTGAGGTGGGTACGTGCTACAAACGGCAGGGACAAGAAACAGCGATTGAATTAGGACTGGCGATCGTCGGTCCCAAACTCGCTAGTTTTGTGACTCAAGCCAAAGTCCTAGCCCCTGATCGTCGGGTGCGATTGCACTGCTGGCGAGGCGGGATGCGGAGCAACAGCATGGCTTGGCTCCTGGAAACGGCAGGATTTCAAGTCACTCTGCTGCGTGGTGGCTATAAAGTTTTTCGTCATTGGGTGCGCTCTACCTTGGCTACTCCAAAAACTTTGGCAATTTTGGGAGGGATGACAGGCACTGGCAAGACAGAAATCTTAGCGGCCCTGGCAGAACAGGGAGAGCAAGTTCTGGACTTAGAAAACTTAGCGAACCACCGGGGCAGTAGCTACGGCAGTTTGGGGTTACCCGCTCAACCCACGACGGAGCAATTTGAGAACCACATTGCTTTGATCTGGAGCCAATTTAATCACCAACGGCCTGTGTGGATTGAGGCAGAAAGTCGGCGGATTGGGCTGTGTCGGATTCCAGACGAGATCTTTCAGCAAATGCTCCAAGCCCCTGTGTTGCAAATTCTGCGATCGCGTCCTGAGCGAATCGAGATTTTGCGTCAGGTCTATGGTTCGGTCAACCCAGAACAACTCATAGAAGCTACGGAACGTTTACGAAAAAAGCTAGGTGGCTTGCGGACTCAACAAGCCATCGAAGCGATTCATCAAGGTGATTCGACTACTGCAATTGATCTAGTTTTGGACTATTACGACAAAACCTATACCCATGATTTGCAACGGCGAGGTGTCCCGATTCACTCAATCGACGTTGCCAATGCTTCACCAACTGCTAGCGCTACGTTATTAATGGAAAAATCTCAGGATTGGCTAATAACTTCTCAACCAACGTCTATCAGTGTTACTGCCACTTAA
- a CDS encoding RsmB/NOP family class I SAM-dependent RNA methyltransferase encodes MEKPSNLLVKFSQRLFKDEIYQEKFIDALVNPKPFNPAILWCQAQPEISPFKLAPPTLWQPKFIERLVLDEKPGKHPLHDAGNFYCLDFSSIFAASTLLTIEKPVDLILDMCASPGGKSVFAWTALQPRLLISNEVIGKRKGALISNLKRCHISPAIALGLDSQVLAELISNTAQVVLVDAPCTGQSLLAKGSKAPGCFHPILINKNANRQKRILANSAKLVAPQGYLAYMTCAYSPEENEQVSEWFLTKFPQFQALVVPHLVAAQSHLTDIPCYRMWPHSGLGAGAFTILFKNMEEGTRSELPTEFLERPDFIYL; translated from the coding sequence ATGGAAAAGCCTTCTAATCTGTTGGTTAAATTTAGCCAGCGCTTGTTTAAAGATGAAATTTACCAAGAGAAGTTTATCGATGCGTTAGTAAATCCCAAACCTTTCAATCCAGCAATTTTGTGGTGCCAAGCACAACCTGAAATATCACCGTTTAAATTAGCACCACCGACGCTTTGGCAGCCAAAATTCATTGAACGATTGGTCTTAGATGAGAAACCAGGCAAGCATCCTCTCCATGATGCTGGAAATTTCTATTGCCTAGATTTTTCTTCAATTTTTGCTGCTTCTACTTTATTGACTATCGAGAAACCTGTTGATCTAATTTTGGATATGTGTGCCTCACCGGGAGGCAAAAGTGTCTTTGCTTGGACTGCCCTACAACCTCGATTGCTGATTAGTAATGAGGTGATTGGTAAGCGTAAGGGAGCTTTAATTTCTAATCTAAAACGCTGCCATATTAGCCCTGCGATCGCCCTTGGTTTAGATTCGCAAGTGCTGGCTGAGCTAATTTCTAATACTGCTCAAGTAGTCTTGGTAGATGCTCCTTGTACAGGTCAATCTTTACTGGCAAAAGGAAGTAAAGCTCCAGGTTGCTTCCATCCGATTTTGATTAATAAAAATGCCAATCGCCAAAAGCGAATTCTGGCAAATTCAGCAAAGCTGGTCGCTCCTCAAGGCTATTTAGCTTATATGACTTGTGCCTACTCACCGGAGGAAAATGAGCAGGTGAGCGAGTGGTTTTTAACTAAATTCCCTCAGTTTCAAGCTTTGGTCGTCCCCCATTTGGTTGCGGCTCAATCCCACTTGACAGACATTCCCTGCTATCGCATGTGGCCCCATTCAGGCTTAGGGGCAGGAGCCTTTACCATTCTGTTCAAGAACATGGAAGAAGGCACAAGGAGTGAGCTTCCTACCGAATTTTTGGAGCGTCCTGACTTTATTTATCTTTAG
- a CDS encoding DUF3536 domain-containing protein, whose protein sequence is MTSHSNAFTSEHEESGSIAQAEFSTGAEENYSASLTTQAPPSTDPSTDPMQTALGVYVTVHGHFYQPPRENPYLDAIERQPSAGPFHDWNERIHHECYRPNAFARVLNDQGEVTGIVNNYEYLSFNIGPTLMNWIERHDVEVYQRIVEADRKSCDRLNGYGNAIAQVYNHIIMPLANERDKYTQIRWGKADFRSHFGRDPEGMWLAEAAVDYPTVEALIAEGIRFIVLAPSQAERCRPFPREHQPHPQWHEVGGGQIDPTRPYRCFLPGGNPNYDYIDIFFYDGPISRDMGFSDVLYNSSHFVGRIGQAVRGDQRPAQVLSVATDGETFGHHKGGTEKTLAYAFLKEFANRGWTVTNFAHYLSIHPPSWEVELKPVTAWSCAHGVDRWQEDCGCGGEGGVWHQKWRRPLRDALDWLRDQLIKVYEDSGKKFFRDPWQARDEYIHVMRDRSASNIERFMIRHRTRKLTAADQVDALRLLEMQRHALLMYTSCGWFFEELSRPEGVQILRYAARALELAGDVAGVQLEKGFIKRLGTAPSNIEYFRHGSGVYRHLVTTAQITLEQVAAHYAISSLFTTYPSEHRIYCYTAHQLDYQLQRMGSLTLAVGQVQLVSEITWESTHLTFAVLHLGGWDFHCCIQNFSGRRDYSRLKDSLFAALKQASAAQTISAMNRIFGDQSYNLQNLFAEERHRIMQLLTQETLLRLDQLYTQVYRDNYGVLMAFHRDELHVPQELQVAAEIALTNRAIASLQALEQEMSDPTTAPPPCLSHIAELEAIATEANHLHCHLNLTAGKEILERLILRSLWNLLHNFRPEAIADEMKQLQRLLTTGKQLKLALSIDRAQELYFSFLQSHLLPVCVDLLQRQAQGQNGDKSQFHLKNSATPINLNGLQQLLQLGPVLLVDTSDWLAQLAAIVS, encoded by the coding sequence ATGACTTCTCATTCCAATGCCTTCACCTCAGAGCATGAGGAATCTGGGAGCATAGCTCAAGCTGAGTTCTCGACTGGGGCTGAAGAGAACTACTCCGCCTCGCTAACGACTCAAGCGCCTCCGAGTACTGATCCCAGTACTGATCCCATGCAAACGGCCTTAGGGGTCTATGTAACGGTTCATGGGCATTTTTACCAGCCACCTAGAGAGAATCCTTACCTAGATGCGATCGAGCGGCAACCCAGTGCGGGGCCTTTTCACGACTGGAATGAGCGGATTCATCATGAATGCTACCGTCCCAACGCTTTCGCTAGAGTACTGAATGACCAAGGTGAAGTAACTGGGATCGTCAATAACTATGAGTATTTGAGCTTTAACATTGGCCCCACATTGATGAACTGGATAGAGCGTCATGATGTGGAGGTGTATCAACGGATTGTGGAAGCAGACCGTAAGAGTTGCGATCGCCTGAATGGTTACGGCAATGCGATCGCTCAAGTCTACAACCACATCATCATGCCCTTAGCGAATGAGCGAGACAAATACACCCAAATTCGGTGGGGCAAAGCAGACTTTCGTTCTCACTTTGGTCGTGATCCCGAAGGGATGTGGCTGGCAGAAGCAGCGGTAGATTACCCGACTGTTGAGGCTTTGATTGCCGAAGGAATTCGCTTCATTGTGCTGGCTCCTTCCCAAGCAGAGCGTTGCCGACCCTTCCCCCGTGAGCATCAACCGCACCCGCAATGGCATGAAGTGGGAGGCGGCCAGATCGATCCCACCCGTCCTTATCGATGTTTCTTGCCGGGGGGCAATCCTAATTACGATTACATCGACATCTTCTTTTACGACGGCCCCATTTCACGGGATATGGGCTTCAGTGATGTCCTCTACAACTCCAGCCATTTTGTGGGACGGATTGGTCAAGCCGTACGTGGGGATCAACGGCCCGCTCAAGTGCTTTCAGTTGCGACCGATGGCGAAACCTTTGGTCACCACAAAGGCGGCACAGAGAAAACCCTGGCTTACGCCTTCCTGAAAGAATTCGCCAATCGCGGTTGGACTGTTACTAACTTTGCCCACTACCTCAGCATTCATCCCCCAAGCTGGGAAGTAGAACTCAAGCCTGTGACCGCTTGGAGTTGTGCCCACGGCGTCGATCGCTGGCAGGAAGACTGCGGCTGTGGGGGTGAAGGTGGAGTTTGGCACCAAAAATGGCGACGACCTTTACGCGATGCCTTGGATTGGCTGCGGGATCAGTTAATTAAGGTCTACGAGGACAGCGGCAAAAAGTTTTTCCGTGATCCCTGGCAAGCCAGAGATGAATACATTCATGTGATGCGCGATCGCAGTGCCAGCAATATTGAGCGCTTCATGATCCGCCATCGCACCCGCAAACTAACCGCCGCCGACCAAGTAGATGCCCTACGGTTACTGGAGATGCAGCGTCACGCTCTCTTGATGTACACCAGTTGCGGCTGGTTTTTTGAAGAGTTGTCGCGGCCAGAAGGAGTGCAAATTCTTCGCTATGCGGCACGGGCACTAGAGCTAGCAGGGGATGTTGCAGGTGTGCAGCTTGAGAAGGGATTTATCAAGCGCTTAGGCACAGCGCCTAGCAATATTGAGTATTTCCGGCATGGCTCTGGGGTGTACCGCCATTTGGTAACCACCGCGCAAATTACCCTAGAGCAGGTGGCAGCCCACTATGCCATTAGTTCTCTATTTACTACTTATCCCTCAGAGCACCGAATTTACTGCTACACCGCTCATCAACTCGACTACCAATTGCAGCGCATGGGATCGCTAACTTTGGCCGTCGGACAGGTGCAACTCGTTTCTGAAATTACCTGGGAAAGCACTCACCTCACCTTTGCAGTGCTGCATTTAGGCGGATGGGACTTCCACTGCTGCATTCAAAACTTTTCGGGACGGCGGGATTACAGTCGGCTCAAAGACAGTTTGTTTGCTGCTTTGAAACAGGCCAGCGCTGCCCAGACTATTTCGGCGATGAATCGAATTTTTGGGGATCAGTCTTACAACTTACAGAACCTGTTTGCGGAAGAACGCCACCGGATTATGCAGTTGTTGACCCAAGAAACTCTGCTCCGTCTCGATCAGCTTTACACGCAGGTTTACCGAGATAATTACGGCGTGCTGATGGCCTTCCATCGAGATGAATTGCACGTGCCGCAAGAATTGCAGGTGGCCGCAGAGATTGCCTTGACGAACCGAGCGATCGCGTCTTTGCAAGCTCTAGAACAGGAAATGAGCGATCCCACAACTGCACCCCCCCCTTGCCTCAGTCACATCGCCGAGCTAGAAGCGATCGCGACTGAAGCAAACCATTTGCACTGCCACTTGAACCTGACCGCAGGCAAAGAAATTCTGGAGCGCTTAATCTTGCGATCGCTTTGGAACCTGTTGCACAACTTCAGGCCAGAAGCGATCGCAGATGAGATGAAGCAACTACAACGCTTGCTAACAACTGGGAAGCAACTGAAACTGGCCCTCTCAATCGACCGGGCTCAAGAGCTTTATTTCTCATTTTTGCAAAGTCACCTTTTGCCTGTCTGTGTCGATTTACTACAGCGACAGGCTCAGGGGCAGAACGGAGATAAATCCCAGTTCCATCTCAAGAATTCTGCAACCCCTATTAACTTAAATGGCCTACAGCAACTACTCCAACTCGGCCCCGTTCTACTGGTAGATACCAGCGATTGGCTAGCTCAGTTAGCAGCCATAGTTAGCTAA
- the cax gene encoding calcium/proton exchanger encodes MSIKDVIFTGLLIFIPISIAAHFLEWGSLVVFITAGLAILPLAAWMGTATEEIAVVAGPSLGGLLNATFGNATELIIALVALRAGLIEVVKASITGSIIGNLLLVMGLSMLLGGLRYKEQEFQPIVARVNASSMNLAVIALLLPTAVNVTSTGISPITIQKLSIAVALVLIVVYGLTLLFSMRTHTYLYDVGLAELEPTELAEVNLAPDNSEHKVNLPLWIGVLLAATLLVAVESELLVDTLEVATARLGLTPLFTGVILLPIVGNAAEHATAVTVAMKNKMDLSVSVAVGSSLQIALFVAPILVLAGWLMGQPMDLDFNPFELVAVAVAVLIANSISSDGRSNWLEGTLLLAAYLVLGFAFYFHPVVEGLV; translated from the coding sequence ATGTCAATCAAAGATGTGATTTTTACTGGGCTACTAATCTTCATTCCCATCTCGATCGCCGCTCATTTTCTAGAGTGGGGATCGCTAGTAGTGTTTATCACTGCGGGTTTGGCGATTCTACCTTTAGCCGCTTGGATGGGAACTGCGACCGAGGAAATTGCTGTTGTGGCGGGGCCTTCCTTGGGCGGGTTACTCAATGCCACCTTTGGCAATGCCACTGAACTGATTATTGCCTTAGTCGCTTTGCGGGCAGGACTGATTGAGGTTGTTAAAGCCAGCATCACGGGATCGATCATTGGCAACTTACTTCTCGTGATGGGGCTCTCTATGCTGCTAGGAGGTTTGCGTTATAAAGAGCAGGAATTTCAACCGATTGTAGCTCGCGTGAATGCCTCCTCCATGAACTTGGCTGTAATTGCACTCCTGCTACCAACCGCCGTGAATGTGACCTCAACCGGGATCAGCCCCATCACGATTCAGAAGTTATCGATCGCCGTGGCCCTGGTTTTAATCGTGGTTTATGGCCTAACCCTTCTATTCTCCATGCGAACCCACACTTATCTCTATGATGTGGGATTGGCAGAACTAGAACCCACTGAGCTGGCAGAGGTCAATTTAGCTCCAGATAACTCAGAGCACAAAGTAAATCTGCCTTTGTGGATTGGAGTTCTGTTAGCCGCCACCCTTCTAGTTGCCGTGGAATCAGAGCTATTAGTAGATACCTTAGAAGTTGCGACAGCCCGCCTCGGTCTAACCCCTCTCTTTACAGGAGTCATTTTGTTGCCGATTGTAGGCAATGCCGCAGAACATGCCACTGCCGTGACTGTAGCCATGAAAAATAAAATGGATCTTTCAGTCTCAGTAGCGGTCGGTTCTAGTCTGCAAATCGCTTTGTTTGTCGCCCCAATCTTGGTCTTAGCGGGATGGTTGATGGGTCAGCCAATGGATCTAGACTTTAATCCCTTCGAGCTAGTTGCTGTTGCCGTCGCCGTTTTAATTGCCAACTCGATTAGTTCGGATGGTCGATCTAACTGGCTAGAGGGGACTTTGCTCCTAGCTGCTTACTTAGTCCTAGGCTTTGCTTTTTACTTCCACCCCGTAGTAGAGGGTTTAGTCTAG
- a CDS encoding WD40 repeat domain-containing protein, which produces MTGKQISQKTGLVDSQVWVGAELRPGMPQAVLEAIRSKILSVGDRSVPSWRQAQLRSTFSVYPALVSSVAFSPDGQTLVCGYSTWGRQPNSIKMWHLPTQKLLNGCFNQVGSTSAIAIGAIARNPSTAQNGQNAGATETFPVLVNSSAEDGALKVWNLETKTLLHTLKGHAAGVKTVAIAAHRQLLASGSYDNSVKLWNLSTGTLQQTFLGHKDTVSGVAFDPQAHVLASSSYDQTIKLWAIQTGEVIRTLVGHTKQVTSLAFSPDGAVLASTSEDATIRLWNLVKGEASLTLSGHVGGVLAIAFSPDGQTLASGGTDGKVRLWCPVTGQLIRTLGSGWSQWLPSHSKSVSTLSFSPDGTSLASGHMDGTVKLWCCDR; this is translated from the coding sequence ATGACTGGTAAGCAAATTTCTCAGAAGACAGGTCTAGTAGATTCTCAGGTTTGGGTTGGTGCAGAGTTGAGGCCAGGAATGCCTCAAGCGGTTCTGGAGGCTATCAGAAGCAAAATTCTATCCGTTGGCGATCGCTCAGTGCCATCTTGGCGGCAAGCTCAACTGCGGTCTACTTTCTCGGTTTACCCAGCCTTAGTATCATCGGTTGCTTTTAGTCCAGATGGGCAGACATTGGTTTGTGGTTATTCCACTTGGGGTAGACAACCAAACTCCATCAAAATGTGGCACCTCCCAACCCAAAAACTCCTCAATGGCTGTTTCAATCAGGTTGGGTCTACGAGTGCTATTGCGATCGGTGCGATCGCGAGAAATCCTAGCACCGCTCAGAATGGGCAAAACGCCGGAGCAACCGAAACCTTTCCGGTCTTAGTGAATAGTAGTGCTGAGGACGGTGCCCTTAAGGTTTGGAATCTCGAAACTAAGACTCTGTTACATACCCTGAAAGGTCATGCTGCTGGAGTTAAAACTGTCGCGATCGCAGCTCATAGACAACTCCTCGCCAGTGGCAGCTATGACAATAGCGTTAAGCTCTGGAATCTCTCGACTGGAACCTTGCAGCAAACCTTTTTGGGTCATAAGGATACCGTCAGTGGAGTTGCTTTTGATCCCCAAGCTCATGTTTTAGCGAGCAGCAGTTACGACCAAACCATCAAGCTTTGGGCCATCCAGACGGGAGAAGTGATTCGGACGTTGGTAGGTCATACCAAGCAGGTCACTTCTCTAGCCTTTAGCCCAGATGGTGCCGTGCTAGCCAGTACTAGTGAGGATGCCACGATTCGGTTGTGGAACTTGGTGAAAGGAGAGGCATCCCTTACTCTCTCTGGTCATGTCGGCGGTGTTTTAGCGATCGCTTTTAGCCCCGATGGTCAAACCCTAGCTAGTGGTGGTACGGATGGTAAGGTCAGACTTTGGTGCCCCGTGACAGGCCAACTTATCCGCACTCTAGGATCTGGTTGGAGCCAGTGGCTACCCAGTCACTCAAAGTCAGTAAGTACCCTTAGCTTCAGTCCTGATGGAACCTCTTTAGCAAGTGGCCATATGGATGGAACTGTAAAGCTGTGGTGCTGCGATCGCTAA